A single window of Rana temporaria chromosome 1, aRanTem1.1, whole genome shotgun sequence DNA harbors:
- the LOC120918641 gene encoding dehydrogenase/reductase SDR family member 4-like, translating into RIGFALARRLAQDGAHVLLCSRKTENVDKAVKQLKEEGLSISGIQCHVGNEKHCEKLVATALEIYGKIDILVCNAAVNPFIGPLFETTEELWNKVFHVNVISTSLLIKLVVPHIQKQGSGSIIICSSFAGYLPQSYIGPYSITKTSLHGLTNMLAQALRSMNIRVNGLALGLINTSFSKVISISV; encoded by the coding sequence AGGATCGGCTTTGCTTTAGCAAGACGTTTGGCACAAGATGGGGCTCACGTGCTTTTATGTAGTCGTAAAACAGAAAATGTGGATAAAGCTGTCAAACAGCTGAAAGAAGAAGGACTCAGCATTTCTGGAATTCAATGTCATGTGGGCAATGAAAAACATTGTGAGAAACTAGTGGCAACGGCACTTGAGATTTATGGGAAAATTGACATCCTTGTCTGTAATGCTGCTGTGAATCCTTTCATTGGTCCACTTTTTGAAACTACAGAGGAATTGTGGAATAAGGTTTTCCATGTCAATGTAATATCAACTTCCCTTTTGATAAAACTTGTTGTACCTCACATCCAGAAACAAGGGAGTGGATCAATAATAATCTGTTCTTCATTCGCTGGATACCTACCGCAATCATATATAGGTCCATATTCAATAACTAAGACATCGTTGCATGGATTAACCAATATGTTGGCACAAGCTTTGCGTTCGATGAACATCAGAGTAAATGGCCTGGCTCTGGGTTTAATCAATACCAGTTTCAGCAAAGTGATCTCTATCAGCGTTTGA